The sequence CGGGTCCTCGATGCCGACACTCAGGCGCACCAGGCCCGGCGTGACCCCCTGGCGCACCAGGGCTGCTTCCCCCAGCAGGGCGTGCGTGGTGCTGCCGGGATGGCAGGAGAGGCTCTCCACGTCGCCCAGGCTGACCGCCTGCGTGAACAGCTGCAGGTGGTTGAGGAACGTCATGGCGGCCGCCTGGGAGCCGAGGTCCACGCTGACCAGTCCGCCAAAGCCGCTCATCTGACGCGCAGCGACCGCGTGGCCCGGGTGGGTGCGCAGCCCCGGGTAGTGCAGCGCCTGCAGGGCCGGGTGACCGTCTAGCGCCGCGGCCAGGGCCTGCGCTCCTTCGCAGTGGGCCTGCATGCGCAGCGGCAGGGTCTTCATGCCGCGCAGGAACAGGTACGCCTCAAAAGGCCCCAGGGACGCCCCCACATGGCGCAGGCCCACCCCGCGGAGTTCGGCCAGCAGCGCCTCCGGGCCGGCGACCACGCCGCCGATGGCGTCCCCGTGCCCGCCCAGGTACTTTGTGGCAGAGTGCATCACGAGGTCAATGCCGTGCTCTGCGGGGCGGGTCAGGGCGGGGGTGCTGAAGGTGTTGTCCGCGGCGCTCAGGGCGCCGCACGCCCGCGCGGCCCGCGCGACGCGGCCAAGGTCCACAATGCCCAGGCGGGGATTGGTGGGGGTTTCGACCCAGATCAGGCGCGTGCGCGGCCCGGCGAGGGCCTCGACAGCTGCCTCGTCGGCCGCTTCGTGCACCGTCACGCCGAACTTCGTGGCGACCTCGCGCAGGAATCCGGTGGTGCCGCCGTACAGCGGGGCTACGAAAATCACCTCGTCCCCTGGTGAAAGCAGCGTGAGGCACACGGCGGACACGGCGCCCATGCCGCTGGCGAAGGCCACCGCGTCCGGCAGGCCCTCCAGGCTGGCGAGCTTCTGCTCGAAGGCGCGGACGGTCGGGTTGCTCAGGCGGGAGTAGAAGTACCCCTGTTCCTCGCCGGCGAACAGGCGCGCGCCGCGTTCAGCGCTGCCGTACCCGAAGGTGGAGGTGGCGTAGATGGGCGTGGCGTGCGCGCCGGTGGCCGGGTCGAGGCCGTGCCCATCGTGAACGGCGCGCGTGCGGAAGGCGCGGTCTGAATTGTGGGTCATACGTTCATGGTAACGCGCGGTGCAAACGAACGTTTGTTCTTCCGTGCAGCGTCCCGGCAGGCGGATCAAGGCGCGCCGGCCCCCACCACCCCCGCCGCTACACTGGCCCGATGCGTCCGCCCCGCCCCGCACCCGCGCCCCCCCTGCGCACCGAAACGGGCCAGTTGCTGCGCCTGGCGGCGCCGGTCATCATCTCCCAGTTCAGTGTCAACGCCCTGTCCCTGGTGAGCACCGCCGTCATCGGCCGGCTCGGACAGGCCGAACTGGCCGCCGTCGCCTACGGCAACGCCACCTACTACCTGGGGTTCATCGTGCTGCTCGGCGTGATGTTCTCCGTCGCGCCCCGCGTCGCGGCCGCCCACGGCGCCGGTGACCCCGGCGGCGTGGCGCGCGCTGCCCGCGGGGGCCTGTGGCTCGCCGCGCTGCTCTCCGCCGCGTTCCTGCCCCTGGCGTTCATCGCCGCCGCCCTGATCGAGGCGCACGCCCCTGGCGGCGTACGCGGCGACCTGGCCAGCGACTACCTGCGCCTGTACGCCCTGGGCATGCCCGCCACCCTGGCCTTCAGCGCCCTGCGCGGCGCGCTGGAAGGCACCGGGCAGCCCCGCACTGTCACGGCCGTTGCGCTGGGCAGCGTCGCCCTCGCCGCGCTGCTGAGCCCCGCGCTGAGTTTCGGCTGGGGGCCCTTCCCCACGCTGGGCCTGCGCGGCGCCGCCATCACCACCGTCATTGCGTACTGGGCCTCGGCGCTGCTGCTCGCCCGGATCGCCCGCAGCCGCCTGCCGCGCGTGCCGGTGCCCCCGGCAGCCGTGCGGGCCGAACTGCGCGCGCTGGCGCGCCTGGGCTGGCCCATCGGCCTGACCCTCGGCGCCGAGGGCGGCCTGTTCACCGTCACCAGCCTCCTCATGGCCCGCTTCGGCCCGCAGGCACTCGCGGCGCACAACGTGGCCCTGCAGGTCATCACGGCGGTGTTCATGGTGCCGCTGGGCCTCGCCACCGCCACGGGTATCCGCGTCGCGCAGCACCAGGGAGCCGGAGGCCTCCACCTCGCCCGGCGGGCCGGACTGCTCGGCATGGGGCTCGCCGTGGCGATCATGCTGATCGTCAGCGCCGCGTACGTCCTGACGCCCCGCGCCGTGATCGGCGCGTTCGTGAACGTGCGTGACCCCGCCAACAGCGACCTGATCCGCACGGCCGCAGCGTTCCTGCTGATCGCCACGCTGTTCCAGGCGTTCGACGGGCTGCAGGTCACCGCCAACGCCGCCCTGCGCGGCCTGCAGGACACCCGGTGGCCCATGCTGATCTCCCTGGTCGCCTACTGGCTGGTGGGCCTGGGCAGCGGCGCGCTGCTCGCCTTCACGGCCGGCACCGGTCCGCGCGGGCTGTGGTTCGGGCTGAGTGCCGGCCTGCTGTTCGCGTCCTTGACCCTGCTCGCGCGCTTTCTGCGGCGGACGCGCCCCGGCGCCCAGGGCGCCGCGCCCTGAGCGCCGGCCTTTCACGCCCCCGGCCGGGCGGCTGGCGCGTTCAGTACGGTCCGCTCTGGCCGGTGTCCCCTGGGCGCACGCCGTCAGACTGACCGCCGGGAATGCGTTCATCCTGCGCGCGGATGCGCTGGCGGAACACGTAGAAGTTCCACACCTGGTACCCGATGATCAGCGGAAGGAACGTGGCGCTCACCCAGGTGAGCAGCCGCAGCGTGTACGGCTCGGAAGCGGCGTTGCGCACCGTCAGATTGAACGCCTCACCCAGCGTGCTGGGCTGCACGTTCGGGTACAGGCTGCCGAAGATCGTTCCGGTGGAGAACACGATGGTCAGCCCTGTCGCCGCGAAGGCCAGCGCGTCCCGTTTCACCGTGAGCGCCAGCCAGATCAATGCCAGGTTGCCGGCGGCCGCTGCGGGGAACAGCCAGCGTTCCAGCCCGAAGGTGCCGAACAGTCCCGTGCGGA is a genomic window of Deinococcus taeanensis containing:
- a CDS encoding trans-sulfuration enzyme family protein, which codes for MTHNSDRAFRTRAVHDGHGLDPATGAHATPIYATSTFGYGSAERGARLFAGEEQGYFYSRLSNPTVRAFEQKLASLEGLPDAVAFASGMGAVSAVCLTLLSPGDEVIFVAPLYGGTTGFLREVATKFGVTVHEAADEAAVEALAGPRTRLIWVETPTNPRLGIVDLGRVARAARACGALSAADNTFSTPALTRPAEHGIDLVMHSATKYLGGHGDAIGGVVAGPEALLAELRGVGLRHVGASLGPFEAYLFLRGMKTLPLRMQAHCEGAQALAAALDGHPALQALHYPGLRTHPGHAVAARQMSGFGGLVSVDLGSQAAAMTFLNHLQLFTQAVSLGDVESLSCHPGSTTHALLGEAALVRQGVTPGLVRLSVGIEDPADLIRDVLGALAHVPVTGDKRLRP
- a CDS encoding MATE family efflux transporter, which codes for MRPPRPAPAPPLRTETGQLLRLAAPVIISQFSVNALSLVSTAVIGRLGQAELAAVAYGNATYYLGFIVLLGVMFSVAPRVAAAHGAGDPGGVARAARGGLWLAALLSAAFLPLAFIAAALIEAHAPGGVRGDLASDYLRLYALGMPATLAFSALRGALEGTGQPRTVTAVALGSVALAALLSPALSFGWGPFPTLGLRGAAITTVIAYWASALLLARIARSRLPRVPVPPAAVRAELRALARLGWPIGLTLGAEGGLFTVTSLLMARFGPQALAAHNVALQVITAVFMVPLGLATATGIRVAQHQGAGGLHLARRAGLLGMGLAVAIMLIVSAAYVLTPRAVIGAFVNVRDPANSDLIRTAAAFLLIATLFQAFDGLQVTANAALRGLQDTRWPMLISLVAYWLVGLGSGALLAFTAGTGPRGLWFGLSAGLLFASLTLLARFLRRTRPGAQGAAP